The Quatrionicoccus australiensis nucleotide sequence CGAGCACGGCCCAGACCTCGGCCGAGCGCTGTTCGATGGCCAGCGTGCGAAAGCCCATCTGCAGGCTGTTGAGCATGGCCGCCAGCGTCGTCGGCCCGGTCAGACTGACCCGGAAATCGCGCTGCAGGGTTTCGGCCAGGCCGGGTCGGCGCAGCGCCTCGGCGTAAAGTCCCTCGAGCGGCAGGTAGAGCAGCGCAAAATCCGTGGTGTGCGGTGGCGCCACGTATTTTTCGTGAATGCTTTTCGCCTCCGCCTTCAGGCGCAGCTCGATCGCCCGCGCCGCCTCTTCGACCGCGAGCGGCTCGCCGCGTTCCTGCGCATCGAGCAGGCGCTGGTAATCCTCGATCGGGTACTTGGCGTCGATCGGCAACCAGACAACGGCGCCATCGCCGCGCCCGGGCAGGCGGATGGCAAAATCGACACGCTCGTTGCTGCCCGGCCGGGTCGCGACATTGGCGGCAAACTGTTCGGCGGTCAGCAATTGTTCGAGCAAGGCGGCCAACTGCACCTCACCCCAGGTGCCACGGCTCTTGACGTTGGTCAGCACGCGTTTCAGATCGCCGACGCCGGCCGCCAGGGTCTGCATTTCGCCAAGCCCGCGATGCACCTGTTCGAGACGCTCGCTGACCAGCTTGAAGGATTCGCCGAGGCGCTGTTCGAGCGTCGCGTGCAGCTTCTCGTCGACGGTGCGGCGCATTTCCTCGAGTTTGGCCGCATTGTCGGCCTGGATGGCGGTCAACCGTCCCTCGACAGCCATTTTCAGGCGCTCGAAACGCTCATCCAGCCCCAGCGAAAAACGGTT carries:
- a CDS encoding DNA recombination protein RmuC; this translates as MTELFGPAMLVGVAVVILLQVALLLRGNRRPDDELRLRELRESQEKGMARLERELREELARGRREDAEEAFRDREERAQSSTLLGQALGTQVSQFGSAQAERLEAFARELNRFSLGLDERFERLKMAVEGRLTAIQADNAAKLEEMRRTVDEKLHATLEQRLGESFKLVSERLEQVHRGLGEMQTLAAGVGDLKRVLTNVKSRGTWGEVQLAALLEQLLTAEQFAANVATRPGSNERVDFAIRLPGRGDGAVVWLPIDAKYPIEDYQRLLDAQERGEPLAVEEAARAIELRLKAEAKSIHEKYVAPPHTTDFALLYLPLEGLYAEALRRPGLAETLQRDFRVSLTGPTTLAAMLNSLQMGFRTLAIEQRSAEVWAVLGAVKTEFGKFGEALAHTKKKLDEASNSISKAETRTRQLTRKLRDVEALPVAESEQLIGVVDLDGEDD